A single genomic interval of Bacteroidota bacterium harbors:
- a CDS encoding histidine phosphatase family protein — protein MKTIILFRHGKSDWNADYGQDHERPLAPRGIKAAGAMGKWLRDTGQIPDHHVSSSAVRARTTLQLAKEAGAWGGETHIVPALYESSVADYIEVARQTPDTADSVILTGHEPTSSGTTRALSGGAIVRFPTATMARIDVDIASWKELGRYPGQLIWFMPPKFLG, from the coding sequence ATGAAAACGATTATCCTATTTCGCCACGGCAAATCTGATTGGAATGCAGACTACGGGCAAGACCATGAACGTCCGCTTGCACCCCGTGGCATCAAGGCTGCCGGCGCCATGGGGAAGTGGTTACGCGATACCGGACAAATTCCAGATCATCATGTTTCTTCTTCAGCAGTGCGGGCACGCACAACGTTGCAACTCGCAAAAGAAGCCGGTGCGTGGGGTGGTGAAACGCATATTGTACCTGCACTATACGAGTCCTCTGTTGCTGATTATATAGAAGTGGCCCGGCAAACACCAGATACGGCGGATAGTGTGATTCTAACGGGGCATGAGCCAACCTCTTCTGGTACGACTCGCGCGCTGAGCGGTGGCGCTATCGTACGTTTTCCTACTGCTACAATGGCCAGGATTGACGTCGATATTGCATCGTGGAAAGAGCTGGGGAGATATCCGGGTCAGTTGATCTGGTTTATGCCGCCAAAGTTTCTGGGATGA
- a CDS encoding ParA family protein — protein MKVIACYNIKGGVGKTSTAVNLAYIAARKGCKTLLWDMDLQGSATLLLNTEASKTKSIKPFSSPQKSLKPQIQRTAYKNLHLLPADFSLHKLDQKLGDLNKPVKAIKKHLASLSDKYAYVFIDCPAGYNAYTQALQQLADVFLIPVIPTPLTLSSYDLFKKQLKKEAKKNLIVFPFFSMIDRRKKLHREVAGLRKNGTTGFLHTQVPFSSKVELMAIERAPLLAYDTRSAAAKAYRSLWEEIITNLDMYARVEKIKMW, from the coding sequence ATGAAGGTTATCGCGTGTTACAACATCAAAGGAGGTGTAGGTAAGACATCGACAGCCGTCAACCTTGCTTACATTGCAGCGCGAAAGGGTTGCAAGACCTTGCTCTGGGATATGGACCTGCAAGGCTCTGCTACGTTGCTGTTGAATACAGAGGCCTCTAAAACAAAAAGCATAAAACCCTTCTCCTCTCCGCAGAAAAGTCTCAAGCCTCAAATTCAGCGTACCGCATATAAAAACCTCCATCTGCTGCCGGCTGACTTCTCCCTGCACAAGCTGGATCAAAAACTCGGTGATCTCAACAAACCTGTTAAAGCCATAAAAAAGCACCTGGCGTCGCTTTCCGACAAGTATGCGTATGTCTTTATCGATTGTCCGGCCGGGTACAACGCCTACACCCAGGCATTGCAGCAACTGGCTGATGTTTTCTTAATTCCTGTTATTCCAACCCCACTCACCCTGAGCAGCTACGACCTGTTCAAAAAACAACTCAAAAAAGAAGCGAAGAAGAACCTGATTGTGTTTCCGTTCTTCTCGATGATAGACCGCAGAAAAAAACTGCACCGTGAGGTGGCCGGTCTTAGGAAAAATGGGACAACAGGCTTCCTGCATACCCAGGTCCCCTTCTCCAGTAAAGTTGAGCTCATGGCCATCGAGCGGGCGCCATTGCTTGCCTATGATACGCGCAGCGCTGCAGCCAAAGCCTATCGAAGTTTGTGGGAAGAGATCATAACCAATCTGGATATGTACGCGCGGGTTGAAAAAATCAAAATGTGGTAA